Sequence from the Qipengyuania pelagi genome:
TGACGTCGCCATGCCCACCGATGATCGCGAGCGGCGGTCCGGCGGCGATGATGCGGGGCCCTGCGATCAGGCCTTCCTCGGTCCCGCGCCGCAGCGAAAAGGCGGTCTGCTGGGCGCTCCCCGCCTCGCGCACGGTGGTGAACCCGGCCAGGGCGGTGAGGCGCGCATTCTTCGCGCCGACGACCACGCCCCATTCGGCCGGTTCCACCGCGTCCCGCCAGAAATCGCCGCCGGGATCGCCCGTGAGATGGACGTGCAGGTCGATCAGGCCGGGCAGGACCGTCTTGCCCGGCAATTGCACCAGCGTCGCGCCATCGGCCCCGTCCTGCCATCCTTCCGCGATCGAGACGATGCGCCCGTCGGTCACGGTGATGGTCGAGCGGCCCAGCGGCGGCGCATCGGGCGCGACGATCACGCGCTCGGCCTGGATCACGGTGGTGTCGGCCAGAAGTGGGCTGGCCACCATGGCGAGCGCGGCGGGTATCAGGCGGATGATGGAATGGGTCATATGGTCTCTCCCTTATGCCGTTCTTGTGCCGCGACAGGCGGTGCCGGACAAGCGCCGGTTTGCGCTCAGGGCCGGTATCGCTATGAAAGGCGGCAATGATTACAACCGAAACCGGACACAAGAGGATCGCCCGTTCGATGAATCGCATTCTATTCACCGCCAGCCTGTTCGCCAGCGCGTCGCTGATCGCCGGGGCTGCCAATGCCCGCCCGATGACGCCCGAAGACGTCGCCAAGCTCGAAAGCGTCGGCACGATCGCGGTCTCGCCCGATGGGCGCCAGATCGCCTACACCACCGCCAGCCTGCCCGACGTGACCGAGGGCGAGGAGAACGGGACCACGCGGCAGCAGCTCATGCTCGCCACCGGCCCGGATGCGGCGCGCGCCTTCCTGCCCGACGATGTCAGTGTGGGCGGCGTGGAGTTCTCGCCCGATGGGCGGATGATCAGCTTCCTGTGGACCAAGGATGGCGAGAAGCGCGCGGTCTGGGCATTCCCACAGATGGCGGGGCGCAGCGCAAGCTGGCCGCTGTCGAGGGTGTCGGCGTGTCGAGCTATGCCTGGTCACCCGACGGCTCGATGATCCATATGCTCACCGCCGCTGCCGAGGATACCGCGCGGACAGCGCAGGACAAGGCCGGGTTCAATGCCGTGGTCTACGAGGAAGAGGCACGGCTCAACCGCATGTTCTCCGCCCGCGTGGGCGAGAAGATCGACGCGGAACCGCGCGCCGTCACCATCCCCGGCTATGTCAGCGCCTTTCATGTCGCGCCGGATGGCCGCATGGCCGTTGTCGAAAGCGCGCCGACCCCGCTGGTCGACGATTCCTACACCGCCAAACGCGCGCATATTATCGACCTGACTACAGGTCGGGTCGCGCGCGTGGTGGAAACGCCCGGCAAGCTCGGCGATATCGAGATTTCGCCCGATGGGCGCCAGCTGGCCATGATTGCCGCCGTCGATGCGAACGATCCGGCGGATACGACGCTGCATCTGGTCGACGTAGCGACTGGGCAGTTCCGCCCCCTCAACGCCGGTGCGCCCGAGGCGGCGGTGGACGCCGAATGGCTGGCCGACGGACGCCTTGCCGCAGTCATCCACAAGGGCGCGCAATCGTCGCTGCGCCTCTACAACAATGACGGCAGCGTCGCGGGCGAATATCCGGGCGGCGAGCTGATCCTGACCTCCGTCGAGGCGAATGGGGATACCGTCGCGGTGCAGGCCAATGCCCCGCGCCACCCGACCGAATTGTTCACCTGGGCCGATGGCGGCTTTACCCGCTGGACCACGCACAACCCCTGGCTGGCGGATATCGATTTCGGCAACCAGCGCACCCTGACCTATACCGCGCGCGACGGGCAGGCGATCGAAGGCGTGCTGATCGAGCCGGTCGGCCGGATACCGCGCGGGGGCGCGCCGCTGATCCTGAACGTCCATGGCGGGCCGGAAGCGCATGAGAGCAATGGCTGGCAGACCGCCTACAGCAAGCCCGGCCAGGTCGCGGCGGGCCAGGGCTATGCCGTCTTCCTCCCCAATTATCGCGGCTCGACCGGGTACGGCACGGCCTTCTCCAAGGAACATCAGAAGGATGCCGCGGGCAAGGAATTCGACGACATCGTCGATGCCAAGCGGGCGCTGGTCGCGGAAGGAATCGCCGATGGCGACCGCACCGGGATCACCGGCGGCAGCTATGGCGGCTATGCCAGCGGCTGGGGCGCGACCTATTATTCCGACGAATACGCCGCGAGCGTGATGTTCGTCGGTATCTCCAACGTCATTTCCAAATTCGGGACGACCGACATCCCGACCGAGGAATATCTGGTCCACGCGCGCGACTATATCTGGGACGACTGGATGGATTCGCTCGCCCGCAGCCCGATCTACCATGTCGACAAGGCCAACACCCCGCTGCTGATCATGCACGGGGCGGAAGACCCCCGCGTCGCGCCGAGCCAGAGCTACGAACTCTATCGTTCGATCAAGGTCAGGAAGCCCGACGTGCCCGTCCGCCTCGTGCTCTATCCGGGCGAAGGCCATGGCAATTCACGCGCGGCGGCCCGTTACGATTACAACCTCAGAATGATGCAGTGGTTCGACACGTATCTCAAAACCGGCGATCGCGGTGCCGAGCTGCCCGATCCCCGGCCCATGCTGGCCGAAGGCACGGTCGGCACCGGATCGAGCGACGACTGACACAAAAAGGGCGGCTCACGGGCCGCCCTTTTCCTTTCCGAAGGCCGCCTGACCCCTAGAACGTATAGCCGATCCCGATCGCGGCGAACCACTGGTCGGCATCGCCGCGGATGGCGGTGAAGGGCGTATCCTCCGCATCGCCCAGAAGGTGCGAATAGCCGCCGATCCCGATCAGCGACACGCCGCCATCGGCGAGGTTCCCGCCGAGGTCGTAGGCGACGAGCAAGTTCGTGCCCACGCTTTCGAAGCCGCCTTCCGCCTGGAAACCGGGCAGGCGCGATCCGATCGGCAAATTCGGATTGTTGGGCGCGACCGAATAATAATAATCGGCGTAATCGTCGTCGACATAGGTCGCGCTGGCCGACAGCGAGACCGCGATCGCTTGGCTGAGCGGGGTGAAATACGCAACGCTCGGCGCGATCTTCATCCCGTCATGCGCGCCCGCCACGTCCCACAGCGCATCGACATTGAAGGTCAGGCTGTCATAGGGATTGAGCACTGCCGGGAAGGAGACGCCCACCGTCGGCCCGACCTCGATCGCCGTGTCGAGTTCCCCGTAAGCGGCGACGACCGAATCCTCGATATCATCGACATCGGTCCGATCGGTGTTGATGCGTCCGGCGATACCCAGCGAGAAATTCGGTCCGCCTTCGGTCTCCGTCGACAGGAAATCGAGCGCGACCCCGGCTGGGCGTGGATTGATGTCGATCCCGCGAAAGGACCCTTGCACGACGGGAAACACGAAGGTCACGTAATCATCCGAACCGGTAAAACTGGGCGCGTAGCCGAGACCGACGCCGACGCTGAGATAATCGCCGTCGAAGATCGTCTCGTCCGGGCCTTCCGACGTAACGCCGGGTTCGCCCTGGTCCTGCGCGGCGGCAGGGGCAGCAAAGGAAGCGGCGATGGCGAAAGCGGCCACCCCGGCGAAAAGCTTCGTAATTGTCATGATCGATCCCTCGGTCTGTCTTGTGCGCGTAACGGGTTACCGCGCGTTGCGTTCCTGCCGGCGCGAGGAATCGGGTGATCGAAAGATTGCCGCCGGACCCTGCTGCGCCTACCGGATCGGGCGATGAGCGCTTCTCCCATCGATCTCGCTATCGTCGGCGGCGGATTGGCCGGTGGCCTGATCGCCCTCGCCGCGCATCGCGCGAACCCCGCCATGGAGATCGCGCTGGTCGAGGCGGGCGACGTGTTCGGCGGCAATCACCGCTGGAGCTGGTTCGACAGCGATCTGGGGCCGGAAGGCTACGCGCTGATGGGCGCGTTCCGGGCCAAGACATGGACGGGCGGGAACGAGGTCCGCTTCCCCGATCTCACCCGGCATCTCTCCGCCGACTACCGCTCGCTCGACAGCCGGGATTTCGACGCGGGCCTGCGCAGATTGCTGCCGCAAAGCGCCCTGCATCTCAATTCGCGCGCTCAGAGCCTCACAGCCGATCGAGTCACGCTGGAAGATGGACGGACCATCGCCGCGCGCCGCGTGATCGATTGCCGCGACCCGGCCCCCTCGCCCGATCTTACCGGGGGATGGCAGGTCTTCCTCGGCCAGCATCGCCAGATGGACGCACCGCACGGGATCGAACGGCCCGTCATCATGGATGCGACGGTCGAACAGATCGGCGGCTACCGGTTCCTCTATCTCCTGCCTCTGTCGAATACAGAGCTGTTTCTCGAAGACACCTATTATCAGGACCGCGCCCAGCTCGACGCGCCCGCGCTGAGACAGCGGATCGCCGAGTATTGCGACCAGAACGGCTGGCAGGGCGAGGTCGTGCACGAGGAAACCGGCCTCTTGCCCGTCATCACCGGAGGCGACTTCGCGGGCTATCGTGCGACGCTTGAACGGGACGGCGTGGCGCTTGCGGGCGCACGCGGCGGTTTCGTCCACCCGCTCACCAGCTACACCGTCCCGATCGCGGTCCGCAACGCGCTCGCCATCGCGGCGGCAGTGGGACGGATGGACGGCGCGCAGCTCGCCGATTTCCTCGCCGCGCGCGCCCGCGAGCACTGGCGGGCGACCGGCTATTACCGCCTGCTCGGCAAGATGCTGTTCGATGCCGCCGAACCGCAGGAACGCTATCGCATTTTCGAACGTTTCTACACGCTTCCCGAACCCCTGATCGAACGGTTCTACGCCGCGCAATCGTCCCCGCTCGACAAGCTCCGCATTCTTTCGGGAAAGCCGCCCGTCCCCGTCCGCCGCGCAGTGGCCGCCCTGCTTGGCAAAGGCGCCCCGCTCGTCCAAGGTGACAATTCATGAACGCCCCGACCGTAGAAACCGCCCCCTCCTCCTCTACCGGCCCCTCCTCTCCCGTGACCCCCACCGGCAAGACCGCTTGCGTCGTCGGAGCGGGATTCGGCGGGTTGGCGCTGGCGATCCGGCTGCAATCGGCAGGGATCGCCACCACCGTGATCGAGGGCCGCGACAAGCCGGGTGGCCGGGCTTACGTGTGGGAGCGGGCCACCGACGCCGGGACCTTCACCTTCGACGGCGGGCCGACCGTCATCACCGATCCCGACTGCCTTCGCGAACTCTGGGCGCTTTCGGGCCACGACATGGCCGAGGATATCGAGCTCGTCCCCGTCATGCCATTCTATCGCCTGCAATGGCCCGACGGGACGCTGTTCGATTATTCGAACGACGAGGACAATCTGTTCGACGAGATCGCCAAGATCAATCCCGCCGACGTCGCCGGATACCAGCGCTTCCTCGAATACAGCGCGGGCGTCTACGAGGACGGCTACGTCAAGCTGGGCCACGTCCCCTTCCTCGATTTCAAGTCGATGCTGAAGGCCGCGCCCGCGCTAGCCAAGAAACAGGCCTGGCGCAGCGTCTATTCGATGGTGTCGCATTTCATCGAGGACGAGAAGCTGCGCGAGGCGTTCAGCTTCCACACCCTGCTGGTCGGCGGCAATCCGATGAAGACCAGCGCGATCTACGCCCTGATCCACAAGCTGGAAAAGGATGGCGGCGTGTGGTGGGCCAAGGGCGGCACCAACCGGCTGATCGCGGCGATGGTCACCCATTTCGAGCGCCTGGGCGGCACGGTCCGGCTGGACGACCCGGTGGAACGCATCCACACGCTCGGCACCCGCGCGACCGAGGTCGAGACCCGATCCGGCTTCAAGCAGCGCTTCGACGCGGTCGCCAGCAATGCCGATATCATGCACAGCTACAAGGATCTTCTGGGCCAGTCCAAGCGCGGCGCGGATTACGCCAAGAGCCTGTCGCGCAAGAGCTTTTCGCCCAGCCTGTTCGTCGTCCATTTCGGCCTCGAAGGCGCGTGGCCGGGTATCCCGCACCACATGATCCTGTTCGGCCCGCGCTATAAGGGGCTGCTCGACGATATTTACGGCGGCGGCGTTCTGCCGGCGGATTTCTCGATCTACCTCCACCACCCGAGCGTGACCGATCCCGCCATGGCACCGGAAGGGATGAGCACCTTCTACGCGCTCGTGCCCGTGGCCCATATGGGCAAGCTGGCGGTCGATTGGGAGGAGATGGGCAAGCAGTTGGAAAAGCGCGTGCTGGACGAGCTCGGGCGGCGACTGATCCCCGACATTCACGACCGGATCGTGACCAAGTTCCACTACACGCCGAAGGATTTCGCCACCGACCTCAACGCCCATGTCGGCAGCGCCTTCAGCCTCGAACCGGTCCTCACGCAGAGCGCGTGGTTTCGTGGCCATAATCGTGACGACGTAATCGACAATTTCTACCTCGTCGGCGCGGGCACCCATCCTGGCGCGGGCATACCCGGCGTGGTCGGCAGCGCCAAGGCGACGGCGGGGCTGATGGTGGAGGATCTGGTGGGATGACGGGGCTGATGCAGCGCAAAATTTATGTGCCGCGCATAAGCGAGCACGGCGGTCTATTCATACGCTCACAGGGGCGCAGAGGCGCAGAGCGGTTCCACTGGGTCGCAGCAGTATTCGTATCCTGTCACCGCTTGATTGGTGGAACGATAGCAAATGAGAAGCGGCTTCGCCGCCAGCACGACCTCTCCGCGCCTCTGCGCCTCTGTGAGCGTTAAGAACCCTTACCTTTATACTCGGAACACCGCCCCAAATGAAGCGCCCCATAAAACGCCTCGCCATCTACTGCGGATCGGCCACGCCATCCGATCCGCGTTATATCGAACTCGCACGCGATGTCGGTGCGGCGCTGGCGCAGCGCGGGATCGGGGTCGTCTATGGCGGCGGCAGGCTCGGATTGATGGGCGCTATCGCGAAAGGCGCGCTCGATCACGGGGGTGAGGTGATCGGGGTGATCCCCGAAGCGCTCGCCAATTCGGAGGTCGCCAATCACGACTGCACCGAACTCCACACCGTTGGCGGGATGCACGAGCGCAAGCAGAAATTCACCGATCTCAGCGATGGGTTCATCACCATTCCCGGCGGTGTGGGGACAATGGACGAATTGTGGGAAGCGGTCAGCTGGGCACAGCTTGGCTATCACACCAAGCCGGTCGGCCTCCTCAACGCGTTCGGGTTCTACGACCATCTGATCGCCTTCAATCGCCACATGGCGGAGGTGGGCTTCGTGCGGCCCGCGCATCAGGGGATCATCCTTGCCGCCCACACGTTAGGCAATTTGCTCGACCAAATGGAAAGCTACGAGCCCCACACGCCGATCTTCAACATGAAGGCCTCCGACCTCTGACCACCGAGCGTCCCCTCGTCTCCTCGCGCTATATGCGCGATACCCCCGTCCAGGCGGGCGGGGGGCGCGATCGCGCGTCCATGGTGGCGCAGGCCAAAAAGGCGATCGAGGAAGGCTCGCAAAGCTTCGCCGCCGCGTCCAAGCTGTTTGACCAGAGGACGCGCGAACGGTCCTGGCTGCTCTACGCCTGGTGCCGCCGGTGTGACGATATCGCCGACAATCAGGACAAGGGCGGCCCGCCCATTCAACCAAGAGGGGGCGATCAGGGCGATCTCAAGAGCGCGGAAGACCGCGTTCAGGGAATCCGCGTCCTCACCCGCCGCGCCTTTGCCGAACAGCCCACCGCCGATCCGGCCTTCGACGGCTTCGGCCTCGTCGCCGACGAGTGCAATCTGACGCCGGACATGGCGAACGACGTGATCTCGGGCTTTGCCCTCGACGCCACCGGCTGGGCGCCCACCAATGAGCGCGATATGCTGCGCTATTGCTATCACGTCGCGGGCGCCGTCGGAGTGATGATGGCCAAGGTGATGGACGTGCCGGACGATGACGGCGACACGCTCGACCGGGCGTGCGATCTGGGCCTCGCCTTTCAGATGGCGAATATCGCGCGCGACATCGTCGAGGACGCCGATTCCGGGCGCTGCTATCTCCCCGCCGAATGGCTGGCGGAAAAGGGCTGGGAACAGGGCGAGCACGCGCTTCCCGACAATCGTTTCATGCTCGCCAGCCTGATGCCGCGCCTGATCGCTTTGATGGAGAAGCACGAGGCGGCGGCTCGCCTCGGCGCGAAGCGGTTGCGGTTCCGCCAGCGCTGGGCGGTGCTTGCGGCGGCGAATATCTATGGTGCGATCGGGCGCAAGGTGCTCGATCGCGGGCAATTGGCCTGGGACCGCCGTGTCGTGGTGCCGGGGTACGAAAAGGCCTGGCACGTCTTTGCCGCTTTGGGCCAGGCGATCGTCAACCGCCCGGACGGCCCGGACGAGCCGATCATCTGGACCCGCCACGATTATCGCCCCGTCGCGGGCTGGTAGGTCGCCAGAGGAGTTGGCTTTTGTCCCCATGCGGGCTAGCCGAACCGCATGATCCAAAAGCTTCTTATCGCCAATCGCGGCGAGATCGCCTGCCGTATCATTCGCACCGCGCGCGACATGGGGATCGCCACGGTCGCGGTCTATTCCGATGCCGACGCCAAGGCCTTGCATGTGCGACAGGCGGACGAAGCGGTGCATATCGGCCCCTCGCCCGCTGCCGAAAGCTATTTGGTCGGCGAAAAGATCATCGCCGCAGCGAAGGATACCGGGGCCGATGCGATCCATCCCGGTTACGGGTTCCTGAGCGAGAATGCGGGTTTCGCTCAGGCCGTGATCGATGCGGGGCTGATCTGGGTCGGCCCGAAACCGT
This genomic interval carries:
- a CDS encoding alpha/beta hydrolase family protein; amino-acid sequence: MIAAVDANDPADTTLHLVDVATGQFRPLNAGAPEAAVDAEWLADGRLAAVIHKGAQSSLRLYNNDGSVAGEYPGGELILTSVEANGDTVAVQANAPRHPTELFTWADGGFTRWTTHNPWLADIDFGNQRTLTYTARDGQAIEGVLIEPVGRIPRGGAPLILNVHGGPEAHESNGWQTAYSKPGQVAAGQGYAVFLPNYRGSTGYGTAFSKEHQKDAAGKEFDDIVDAKRALVAEGIADGDRTGITGGSYGGYASGWGATYYSDEYAASVMFVGISNVISKFGTTDIPTEEYLVHARDYIWDDWMDSLARSPIYHVDKANTPLLIMHGAEDPRVAPSQSYELYRSIKVRKPDVPVRLVLYPGEGHGNSRAAARYDYNLRMMQWFDTYLKTGDRGAELPDPRPMLAEGTVGTGSSDD
- a CDS encoding phytoene/squalene synthase family protein: MRDTPVQAGGGRDRASMVAQAKKAIEEGSQSFAAASKLFDQRTRERSWLLYAWCRRCDDIADNQDKGGPPIQPRGGDQGDLKSAEDRVQGIRVLTRRAFAEQPTADPAFDGFGLVADECNLTPDMANDVISGFALDATGWAPTNERDMLRYCYHVAGAVGVMMAKVMDVPDDDGDTLDRACDLGLAFQMANIARDIVEDADSGRCYLPAEWLAEKGWEQGEHALPDNRFMLASLMPRLIALMEKHEAAARLGAKRLRFRQRWAVLAAANIYGAIGRKVLDRGQLAWDRRVVVPGYEKAWHVFAALGQAIVNRPDGPDEPIIWTRHDYRPVAGW
- a CDS encoding phytoene desaturase, which produces MNAPTVETAPSSSTGPSSPVTPTGKTACVVGAGFGGLALAIRLQSAGIATTVIEGRDKPGGRAYVWERATDAGTFTFDGGPTVITDPDCLRELWALSGHDMAEDIELVPVMPFYRLQWPDGTLFDYSNDEDNLFDEIAKINPADVAGYQRFLEYSAGVYEDGYVKLGHVPFLDFKSMLKAAPALAKKQAWRSVYSMVSHFIEDEKLREAFSFHTLLVGGNPMKTSAIYALIHKLEKDGGVWWAKGGTNRLIAAMVTHFERLGGTVRLDDPVERIHTLGTRATEVETRSGFKQRFDAVASNADIMHSYKDLLGQSKRGADYAKSLSRKSFSPSLFVVHFGLEGAWPGIPHHMILFGPRYKGLLDDIYGGGVLPADFSIYLHHPSVTDPAMAPEGMSTFYALVPVAHMGKLAVDWEEMGKQLEKRVLDELGRRLIPDIHDRIVTKFHYTPKDFATDLNAHVGSAFSLEPVLTQSAWFRGHNRDDVIDNFYLVGAGTHPGAGIPGVVGSAKATAGLMVEDLVG
- the crtY gene encoding lycopene beta-cyclase CrtY, with product MSASPIDLAIVGGGLAGGLIALAAHRANPAMEIALVEAGDVFGGNHRWSWFDSDLGPEGYALMGAFRAKTWTGGNEVRFPDLTRHLSADYRSLDSRDFDAGLRRLLPQSALHLNSRAQSLTADRVTLEDGRTIAARRVIDCRDPAPSPDLTGGWQVFLGQHRQMDAPHGIERPVIMDATVEQIGGYRFLYLLPLSNTELFLEDTYYQDRAQLDAPALRQRIAEYCDQNGWQGEVVHEETGLLPVITGGDFAGYRATLERDGVALAGARGGFVHPLTSYTVPIAVRNALAIAAAVGRMDGAQLADFLAARAREHWRATGYYRLLGKMLFDAAEPQERYRIFERFYTLPEPLIERFYAAQSSPLDKLRILSGKPPVPVRRAVAALLGKGAPLVQGDNS
- a CDS encoding TIGR00730 family Rossman fold protein; this translates as MKRLAIYCGSATPSDPRYIELARDVGAALAQRGIGVVYGGGRLGLMGAIAKGALDHGGEVIGVIPEALANSEVANHDCTELHTVGGMHERKQKFTDLSDGFITIPGGVGTMDELWEAVSWAQLGYHTKPVGLLNAFGFYDHLIAFNRHMAEVGFVRPAHQGIILAAHTLGNLLDQMESYEPHTPIFNMKASDL
- a CDS encoding MipA/OmpV family protein; the protein is MTITKLFAGVAAFAIAASFAAPAAAQDQGEPGVTSEGPDETIFDGDYLSVGVGLGYAPSFTGSDDYVTFVFPVVQGSFRGIDINPRPAGVALDFLSTETEGGPNFSLGIAGRINTDRTDVDDIEDSVVAAYGELDTAIEVGPTVGVSFPAVLNPYDSLTFNVDALWDVAGAHDGMKIAPSVAYFTPLSQAIAVSLSASATYVDDDYADYYYSVAPNNPNLPIGSRLPGFQAEGGFESVGTNLLVAYDLGGNLADGGVSLIGIGGYSHLLGDAEDTPFTAIRGDADQWFAAIGIGYTF